A single genomic interval of Streptomyces sp. NBC_00663 harbors:
- a CDS encoding NAD(P)H-quinone oxidoreductase — protein sequence MRAITIPEPGGPEALVWSEVPDPVPGEGEVLVEVVASAVNRADILQRQGFYDPPPGASPYPGLECSGRVAAIGTGVSGWTVGDEVCALLAGGGYAEKVVVPAGQLLPVPKGLDLREAAALPEVTCTVWSNVFMVSHLRPGETLLVHGGSSGIGTMAIQLAKAVGAKVAVTAGTRAKLDRCAELGADILVNYKEQDFVEEIKKATDGAGADVILDNMGAKYLDRNVRALAVNGRLAIIGMQGGIKGELNIAMLLSKRAAVSATSLRARPLSEKTSIVAAVREHVWPLLDGGHVRPVVDRQIPMSDAAAAHRVVEESGHVGKVLLVAE from the coding sequence ATGCGAGCGATCACGATTCCCGAACCCGGTGGGCCCGAGGCGTTGGTCTGGAGCGAGGTCCCCGATCCGGTGCCCGGCGAGGGCGAGGTGCTGGTCGAGGTGGTGGCCAGCGCCGTCAACCGGGCCGACATCCTGCAACGGCAGGGCTTCTACGACCCCCCGCCCGGCGCCTCCCCCTACCCCGGCCTGGAGTGCTCCGGCCGGGTCGCCGCGATCGGCACCGGCGTCTCCGGCTGGACCGTCGGCGACGAGGTGTGCGCGCTGCTGGCGGGCGGCGGCTACGCCGAGAAGGTCGTCGTCCCGGCCGGTCAGCTGCTGCCCGTGCCCAAGGGGCTCGACCTGCGGGAGGCCGCCGCGCTGCCCGAGGTGACCTGCACGGTCTGGTCGAACGTCTTCATGGTCTCCCACCTGCGCCCCGGCGAGACCCTGCTCGTGCACGGCGGCTCCAGCGGCATCGGCACGATGGCGATCCAGCTCGCGAAGGCCGTCGGCGCGAAGGTCGCCGTGACGGCGGGTACCCGGGCCAAGCTCGACCGCTGTGCCGAGCTGGGCGCGGACATCCTGGTCAACTACAAGGAGCAGGACTTCGTCGAGGAGATCAAGAAGGCCACGGACGGGGCGGGCGCCGATGTCATCCTCGACAACATGGGCGCGAAGTACCTGGACCGCAACGTCAGGGCCCTCGCGGTCAACGGCCGCCTCGCGATCATCGGCATGCAGGGCGGCATCAAGGGCGAGCTGAACATCGCCATGCTCCTCTCCAAGCGGGCCGCCGTCAGCGCGACCTCGTTGCGCGCCCGCCCGCTGAGCGAGAAGACGTCGATCGTGGCGGCCGTACGCGAACATGTCTGGCCCCTCCTCGACGGCGGCCACGTCCGCCCGGTCGTCGACCGGCAGATCCCGATGAGCGACGCGGCGGCGGCCCACCGGGTGGTGGAGGAGAGCGGCCACGTGGGCAAGGTGCTGCTGGTCGCGGAGTAG
- a CDS encoding dihydrolipoamide acetyltransferase family protein, which translates to MAQVLEFKLPDLGEGLTEAEIVRWLVEVGDVVAVDQPVVEVETAKALVDVPCPYGGVVTARFGEEGTELPVGAPLITVAVGAPASDAPAEDTGAKTEGSGNVLVGYGTSEAPARRRRVRMPAAPKAANGRPAVPEAVEGPVPVISPLVRRLARENGLDLRELTGSGPEGLILRADVEYALRAATAQGRPASQPTATAHAPASLPTGTPESTPAAEPTPTPTTLTAPVAGGIRTPLKGIRGAVADKLSRSRREIPDATCWVDADATELMRARAAMNAAGGAKISLLALLARICTAALARYPELNSTVDMAAREVVQLDQVHLGFAAQTERGLVVPVVRDAHARDAESLAAEFARLTEAARTGGLTPGELTGGTFTLNNYGVFGVDGSTPIINHPEAAMLGVGRIIPKPWVHEGELAVRQVVQLSLTFDHRVCDGGTAGGFLRYVADCVEQPAVLLRTL; encoded by the coding sequence ATGGCACAGGTGTTGGAGTTCAAGCTCCCCGACCTCGGGGAGGGGCTCACCGAGGCGGAGATCGTCCGCTGGCTGGTGGAGGTCGGTGACGTCGTCGCCGTCGACCAGCCGGTCGTGGAGGTCGAGACCGCCAAGGCGCTGGTCGACGTGCCCTGCCCCTACGGCGGTGTCGTCACGGCCCGCTTCGGCGAGGAGGGCACGGAACTGCCCGTCGGGGCGCCGCTGATCACGGTCGCGGTGGGGGCGCCCGCCTCCGACGCTCCCGCCGAGGACACGGGCGCGAAGACCGAGGGTTCGGGGAACGTGCTGGTGGGATACGGCACTTCGGAGGCACCGGCGCGGCGCAGAAGGGTACGGATGCCTGCGGCGCCCAAGGCGGCGAACGGGCGCCCCGCGGTTCCCGAAGCGGTGGAGGGGCCGGTCCCGGTGATCTCGCCGCTGGTGCGCAGGCTGGCCCGGGAGAACGGCCTGGATCTGCGGGAGTTGACCGGGTCAGGACCCGAGGGGCTGATCCTGAGGGCCGACGTGGAGTACGCGCTGCGGGCGGCCACGGCCCAGGGACGCCCCGCCTCCCAGCCGACGGCCACGGCGCACGCCCCCGCGTCCCTGCCGACCGGCACCCCGGAATCGACGCCCGCTGCGGAACCGACGCCCACGCCGACGACCCTCACCGCCCCCGTCGCCGGAGGCATCCGCACGCCCCTCAAGGGCATCCGCGGTGCCGTCGCCGACAAGCTGTCCCGCAGCCGGCGTGAGATCCCCGACGCCACCTGCTGGGTGGACGCCGACGCGACCGAACTCATGCGGGCGCGTGCCGCGATGAACGCCGCCGGGGGAGCGAAGATCTCCCTGCTCGCCCTGCTGGCCCGCATCTGCACGGCGGCCCTCGCCCGCTACCCCGAGCTCAACTCCACGGTCGACATGGCGGCCAGGGAGGTCGTCCAGCTCGACCAGGTGCACCTCGGCTTCGCCGCCCAGACCGAGCGCGGCCTCGTCGTGCCCGTCGTCCGGGACGCGCACGCGCGGGACGCCGAGTCGCTGGCCGCGGAGTTCGCCCGGCTGACCGAGGCCGCCCGCACCGGAGGCCTCACCCCCGGGGAACTCACCGGCGGGACCTTCACGTTGAACAACTACGGCGTCTTCGGCGTCGACGGCTCCACGCCGATCATCAACCACCCCGAGGCCGCCATGCTCGGCGTCGGCCGCATCATCCCCAAGCCATGGGTGCACGAGGGAGAGCTGGCGGTACGCCAGGTCGTCCAGCTGTCGCTCACCTTCGACCACCGCGTCTGCGACGGCGGCACGGCGGGCGGCTTCCTGCGCTACGTGGCGGACTGCGTCGAACAACCGGCGGTGCTCCTGCGCACACTGTGA
- a CDS encoding ABC transporter permease, whose translation MSTATTTEAKDLAPVSAESLAALLVAGERPPRPSALSASLTFGWRAILKIKHVPEQLFDVTAFPIMMVLMYTYLFGGALAGSPKEYIQFLLPGILVMSVVMITMYTGVSVNTDIEKGVFDRFRSLPIWRPSTMVGYLLGDALRYTIASIVMLVVGMIIGYRADGGVGGVLAGIALLVAFSFAFSWIWTMFGLMLRTEKSVMGVSMMVIFPLTFLSNVFVDPRTMPGWLQAFVNNSPITHLSSAVRGLMAGDWPADEIAWSLGWAGLFVVVFGPITMRLYNRK comes from the coding sequence ATGAGCACCGCGACCACCACCGAAGCCAAGGACCTCGCCCCCGTCAGCGCCGAGTCGCTGGCCGCGCTGCTGGTCGCCGGGGAGCGGCCGCCGCGGCCCAGCGCGCTGTCCGCCTCCCTCACCTTCGGCTGGCGCGCGATCCTGAAGATCAAGCACGTCCCCGAGCAGCTCTTCGACGTGACCGCGTTCCCGATCATGATGGTGCTGATGTACACGTACCTGTTCGGGGGCGCCCTGGCCGGCTCCCCGAAGGAGTACATCCAGTTCCTGCTGCCGGGGATCCTGGTGATGTCGGTCGTGATGATCACGATGTACACGGGTGTGTCCGTGAACACCGACATCGAGAAGGGCGTCTTCGACCGGTTCCGGTCGCTGCCCATCTGGCGGCCGTCGACGATGGTCGGCTATCTGCTGGGCGACGCCCTGCGCTACACGATCGCCTCGATCGTGATGCTCGTCGTCGGCATGATCATCGGCTACCGCGCGGACGGCGGGGTCGGCGGTGTGCTCGCCGGGATCGCCCTGCTGGTCGCGTTTTCGTTCGCGTTCTCGTGGATCTGGACCATGTTCGGGCTGATGCTGCGCACCGAGAAGTCGGTGATGGGCGTCAGCATGATGGTGATCTTCCCGCTGACCTTCCTGTCCAACGTCTTCGTCGACCCGCGCACGATGCCCGGCTGGCTCCAGGCCTTCGTCAACAACAGCCCGATCACCCATCTGTCCTCGGCCGTGCGAGGGCTGATGGCGGGCGACTGGCCGGCCGACGAGATCGCCTGGTCACTGGGGTGGGCGGGCCTGTTCGTGGTCGTCTTCGGCCCGATCACCATGCGTCTCTACAACCGCAAATGA
- a CDS encoding NTP transferase domain-containing protein — MTSYEPVGAPGADLVYDVVVLAGGAARRLGGADKPGVRVGGRALLERVLAACADARTTVVVADPRPTARPVTWAREEPPGGGPLAALGAGLHPTTARDVVVLSADLPFLTADTVRRLLSALRAAGTDGALLTDADGRDQPLVAAYRASALRRELTTLTKAHDGLTGLPLRRLTAGLHLTRVPDPVASFDCDTWDDIAAARARIREHGPVLDEWISAVKDELGIDLDVDTGVLLDLARDAAHNVARPGAPLTTFLVGYAAAQAGGGPEAVAEAARKATALALAWPDEDAADAKRSAPDSGDTSGTDAG, encoded by the coding sequence GTGACCTCGTACGAGCCCGTGGGTGCCCCCGGTGCCGATCTCGTGTACGACGTCGTCGTGCTCGCCGGAGGTGCCGCTCGGCGGCTCGGCGGCGCGGACAAGCCCGGCGTGCGCGTGGGCGGACGGGCGCTGCTGGAGCGGGTGCTGGCCGCCTGCGCCGACGCCCGCACCACCGTCGTCGTCGCCGACCCGAGGCCCACCGCTCGGCCCGTCACCTGGGCCCGCGAGGAGCCACCCGGCGGCGGTCCGCTCGCCGCGCTCGGCGCCGGACTGCACCCCACCACGGCACGGGACGTCGTCGTCCTCTCCGCCGACCTGCCGTTCCTCACGGCGGACACCGTCCGCCGCCTGCTGAGCGCCCTGCGCGCGGCCGGCACCGACGGAGCGCTGCTCACCGACGCCGACGGCCGCGACCAACCCCTCGTGGCCGCCTACCGCGCCTCCGCACTGCGCCGCGAGCTCACCACGCTCACGAAAGCGCACGACGGCCTCACCGGGCTGCCCCTGCGCCGGCTCACCGCCGGACTCCACCTCACCCGTGTCCCGGACCCCGTCGCGTCCTTCGACTGCGACACCTGGGACGACATCGCCGCCGCCAGGGCACGTATCAGGGAGCATGGACCCGTGCTGGATGAATGGATCTCCGCAGTCAAGGACGAGCTGGGCATCGATCTCGACGTCGACACCGGCGTCCTGCTCGACCTCGCCCGCGACGCCGCCCACAACGTGGCCAGGCCCGGGGCGCCGCTGACCACCTTCCTCGTGGGCTACGCCGCCGCGCAGGCCGGGGGAGGCCCCGAGGCGGTCGCCGAGGCCGCCCGCAAGGCCACTGCCCTCGCCCTCGCCTGGCCCGACGAGGACGCAGCCGACGCCAAGCGGAGCGCCCCCGACTCGGGTGACACCTCCGGCACGGACGCCGGATGA
- a CDS encoding molybdopterin molybdotransferase MoeA codes for MTARSARTGAETDDAEDLDVEEVLALVNDSRDTGRTPGPTPGRTSDRTPGEQVPPPTGPTRSDAPGKPDAHHRATPWPEARAIAARAARAARPGSRTARRTPVSVPLDAALGLTLAAPLAALTDLPSFDTSAMDGWAVAGPGPWDVRDEGVLAGHAEPQRLSDGEAVRIATGARIPPDTTAVLRSEHGRTDNQGRLHALHDTKHGQDIRPRGQECRDGDQLLPVGTLVTPAVLGLAAAAGYDTLTAVPRPRVEVLVLGDELLTEGRPREGLIRDALGPMLPPWLRALGAEVIAVRRLGDDAGALHKAITGSDADLIITTGGTASGPVDHVHPTLQRIGAELLVNGVKVRPGHPMLLARIKENQHLVGLPGNPLAAVSGLLTLAEPLLRTLAAHPAPEAYGLPLRDEVHGHPHDTRLIPVVLRGDSAVPLHYNGPAMLRGIAAADALAVVPPGGARAGQELELLDLPWASAGIGVCFT; via the coding sequence ATGACCGCCCGCTCCGCCCGGACCGGCGCCGAGACCGACGACGCCGAGGACCTGGACGTCGAGGAGGTGCTCGCCCTCGTGAACGACAGCCGCGACACGGGCCGCACCCCGGGGCCCACTCCGGGCCGCACCTCAGACCGCACCCCGGGCGAGCAAGTGCCCCCGCCCACCGGGCCGACGCGGAGCGACGCCCCCGGCAAGCCCGACGCCCACCACCGCGCCACCCCCTGGCCCGAGGCCCGCGCCATCGCCGCCCGAGCGGCCCGCGCCGCCCGCCCCGGCAGTCGGACCGCCCGCCGCACCCCCGTCTCCGTGCCCCTCGACGCCGCCCTCGGCCTCACCCTGGCCGCCCCCCTCGCCGCCCTCACCGACCTGCCCTCCTTCGACACCTCGGCGATGGACGGCTGGGCGGTCGCCGGACCGGGGCCGTGGGACGTACGGGACGAGGGCGTCCTGGCCGGGCATGCCGAGCCCCAGCGGCTCAGCGACGGCGAGGCCGTCCGGATCGCGACCGGCGCCCGTATCCCGCCGGACACCACCGCGGTCCTGCGCAGCGAGCACGGCCGTACCGACAACCAGGGCCGGCTGCACGCCCTCCACGACACCAAGCACGGCCAGGACATCCGCCCGCGCGGCCAGGAGTGCCGCGACGGCGACCAACTCCTGCCCGTGGGCACCCTCGTGACCCCGGCCGTCCTCGGGCTCGCCGCGGCCGCCGGATACGACACCCTCACCGCGGTCCCCCGCCCCCGCGTCGAAGTCCTCGTCCTGGGCGACGAGTTGCTCACCGAGGGCCGGCCGCGTGAAGGCCTCATCCGGGACGCGCTCGGCCCGATGCTGCCGCCCTGGCTGCGCGCACTCGGCGCCGAGGTCATCGCCGTACGCCGACTCGGCGACGACGCGGGCGCCCTGCACAAGGCGATCACCGGCTCCGACGCCGACCTCATCATCACCACCGGCGGCACCGCCTCCGGCCCCGTCGACCACGTCCACCCCACCTTGCAGCGGATCGGCGCCGAACTCCTCGTCAACGGCGTCAAGGTGCGCCCGGGTCATCCGATGCTGCTGGCCCGTATCAAGGAGAACCAGCACCTCGTCGGCCTGCCCGGCAACCCCCTCGCCGCCGTGTCCGGCCTGCTCACCCTCGCCGAGCCGCTGCTGCGGACGCTCGCCGCCCACCCCGCCCCGGAGGCGTACGGGCTTCCTCTGCGGGACGAGGTCCACGGCCACCCGCACGACACCCGGCTCATCCCCGTCGTCCTGCGCGGTGACAGCGCCGTCCCGCTGCACTACAACGGTCCGGCCATGCTGCGCGGTATCGCGGCGGCCGATGCCCTGGCCGTCGTACCGCCCGGTGGTGCGCGGGCGGGTCAGGAGCTGGAACTTCTCGACCTGCCCTGGGCGTCCGCCGGGATCGGGGTGTGTTTCACGTGA
- a CDS encoding ATP-binding cassette domain-containing protein, giving the protein MSPTPSRNTSGLAIETAGLVKTFGETRAVDGVDLAVPAGTVYGVLGPNGAGKTTTVKMLATLLRPDGGEAHVFGHDVVREADEVRGRVSLTGQYASVDEDLTGLENLILLGRLLGHHKKAARVRAGQLLEAFGLTDAAGKQVKHYSGGMRRRIDIAASILNTPDLLFLDEPTTGLDPRSRNQVWDIVRAVVAQGTTVLLTTQYLDEADQLASRIAVIDRGKVIAEGTKGELKASVGAGSVHLRLRDPARRPEAERVLRLALDTDVQPEPDPVALTARLSGANDSAAEQASRALAELARAGITVDNFSLGQPSLDEVFLALTGHDTHKAPDEKEEAAA; this is encoded by the coding sequence ATGAGCCCCACCCCGAGCCGGAACACCTCCGGCCTGGCCATCGAGACCGCGGGACTGGTGAAGACGTTCGGCGAGACCCGGGCCGTGGACGGAGTCGACCTCGCCGTCCCGGCGGGCACGGTCTACGGCGTCCTCGGTCCGAACGGCGCCGGCAAGACGACCACCGTGAAGATGCTCGCCACCCTGCTGCGCCCCGACGGCGGCGAGGCCCATGTCTTCGGCCACGACGTCGTCCGCGAGGCCGACGAGGTGCGCGGCCGGGTGAGCCTCACCGGCCAGTACGCCTCCGTCGACGAGGATCTCACCGGCCTCGAGAACCTGATCCTGCTCGGCCGTCTCCTCGGGCACCACAAGAAGGCCGCGCGGGTGCGGGCCGGGCAGTTGCTGGAGGCCTTCGGTCTGACGGACGCGGCCGGAAAGCAGGTCAAGCACTACTCGGGCGGCATGCGGCGCCGGATCGACATCGCCGCGTCCATCCTGAACACCCCCGATCTGCTGTTCCTCGACGAGCCGACGACCGGGCTCGACCCGCGCAGCCGCAACCAGGTGTGGGACATCGTGCGCGCGGTCGTCGCCCAGGGCACCACCGTGCTGCTGACCACGCAGTATCTGGACGAGGCCGACCAGCTGGCATCGCGGATCGCCGTCATCGACCGCGGAAAGGTGATCGCCGAGGGGACCAAGGGCGAGCTGAAGGCGTCCGTGGGCGCCGGGTCCGTGCATCTGCGGCTGCGTGATCCGGCGCGGCGGCCGGAGGCGGAGCGGGTGCTGAGGCTCGCGCTCGACACGGACGTACAGCCGGAGCCGGACCCGGTGGCGCTCACGGCACGGCTGTCCGGGGCCAACGACTCCGCGGCGGAGCAGGCCTCCCGCGCGCTCGCCGAACTGGCCCGTGCCGGGATCACCGTCGACAACTTCTCGCTGGGCCAGCCCAGCCTGGACGAGGTGTTCCTCGCCCTCACCGGACACGACACCCACAAGGCCCCCGACGAGAAGGAAGAGGCGGCGGCATGA
- a CDS encoding dihydrolipoamide acetyltransferase family protein, with the protein MTTMTEASVREFKMPDVGEGLTEAEILKWYVQPGDTVTDGQVVCEVETAKAAVELPIPYDGVVRELHFPEGTTVDVGTSIIAVDVSGGAAPAEAPAPTPAAEPEKKPEGRQPVLVGYGVAASSTKRRPRKGPQIPVQEASTAIQSELNGHGGAAAAQAPQVAQAPQAAQAAQAAVQERPLAKPPVRKLAKDLGVDLATVVPSGPDGIITREDVHAAAAPAPEPAATAAPAPVQAPAPVPTYDTTRETRVPVKGVRKATAAAMVGSAFTAPHVTEFVTVDVTRTMKLVEELKQDKDLAGLRVNPLLLIAKALLVAIKRNPQVNASWDEANQEIVLKHYVNLGIAAATPRGLIVPNIKDAHTKTLPQLAEALGELVSTARDGKTSPAAMQGGTVTITNVGVFGVDTGTPILNPGESAILAVGAIKLQPWVHKGKVKPRQVTTLALSFDHRLVDGELGSKVLADVAAILEQPKRLITWA; encoded by the coding sequence GTGACGACGATGACTGAAGCGTCCGTACGCGAGTTCAAGATGCCCGACGTGGGCGAGGGACTCACCGAGGCCGAGATCCTCAAGTGGTACGTCCAGCCCGGTGACACGGTCACCGACGGCCAGGTGGTGTGCGAGGTCGAGACCGCCAAGGCGGCCGTCGAACTGCCCATCCCCTACGACGGTGTCGTCCGGGAACTCCACTTCCCCGAGGGCACCACGGTCGACGTGGGCACGTCGATCATCGCGGTGGACGTGTCGGGCGGGGCGGCCCCCGCCGAGGCACCGGCACCGACACCGGCAGCCGAGCCCGAGAAGAAGCCCGAGGGACGCCAGCCCGTCCTCGTCGGCTACGGCGTCGCCGCGTCCTCGACCAAGCGCCGCCCCCGCAAGGGCCCCCAGATCCCGGTCCAGGAGGCCTCGACGGCGATCCAGAGCGAGCTGAACGGCCACGGGGGCGCGGCGGCCGCCCAGGCTCCCCAGGTCGCCCAGGCTCCCCAAGCCGCTCAGGCCGCTCAGGCCGCTGTCCAGGAGCGCCCGCTGGCGAAGCCGCCGGTGCGCAAGCTGGCCAAGGACCTCGGCGTCGACCTGGCAACGGTCGTCCCGTCCGGCCCGGACGGCATCATCACGCGTGAGGACGTCCACGCGGCGGCGGCCCCGGCACCGGAGCCCGCGGCGACCGCGGCACCGGCGCCCGTCCAGGCTCCCGCGCCCGTGCCGACGTACGACACCACGCGCGAGACCCGGGTCCCGGTCAAGGGCGTGCGCAAGGCGACCGCGGCGGCGATGGTCGGCTCGGCGTTCACCGCGCCGCATGTCACGGAGTTCGTGACCGTCGACGTGACCCGGACCATGAAGCTGGTCGAGGAGCTCAAGCAGGACAAGGACCTCGCGGGTCTCCGGGTGAACCCGCTGCTGCTGATCGCCAAGGCCCTGCTGGTCGCGATCAAGCGCAACCCGCAGGTCAACGCGTCCTGGGACGAGGCCAACCAGGAGATCGTGCTCAAGCACTATGTGAACCTGGGCATCGCCGCGGCCACCCCGCGCGGCCTGATCGTCCCGAACATCAAGGACGCCCACACCAAGACGCTGCCGCAACTGGCGGAAGCACTCGGCGAGTTGGTGTCGACGGCCCGGGACGGCAAGACCTCCCCGGCCGCGATGCAGGGCGGCACGGTCACGATCACCAATGTCGGCGTCTTCGGCGTAGACACCGGCACGCCCATCCTCAACCCCGGCGAGTCCGCGATCCTCGCGGTCGGCGCGATCAAGCTCCAGCCGTGGGTCCACAAGGGCAAGGTGAAGCCGCGTCAGGTCACCACGCTGGCGCTCAGCTTCGACCACCGTCTGGTGGACGGGGAGCTGGGCTCCAAGGTGCTGGCGGACGTGGCCGCGATCCTGGAGCAGCCCAAGCGGCTGATCACCTGGGCGTGA
- a CDS encoding potassium channel family protein: protein MKLPGHDAMARQAGEHLVTHRVKLPKKVVEHPFRQVAKRVLMALLVLSATALLVYFDHDGYNDTSDGSVDFLDAWYYATVTLSTTGYGDITPVSDAARLTNIFVVTPLRVLFLIILVGTTLEVLTERTREEWRLNRWRSTLREHTVVVGFGTKGRSAIQTVCATGLKKEQVVVVDPSSKVIDAATAEGFAGVIGDATRSDVLKRAEVHKARKIIIATQRDDTAVLVTLTARQLNKSAKIVAAVREEENAPLLKQSGADAVITSASAAGRLLGLSVLSPAAGMVMEDLVQQGSGLDIIERPVIKAEVGMGPRETSDLVVSVVRGHRVLGYDDPAIGTLELTDRLITIVRATPGAQVAPDVRPLPQD, encoded by the coding sequence GTGAAACTTCCGGGCCATGACGCGATGGCCCGCCAGGCGGGCGAGCATCTCGTGACCCATCGGGTGAAGCTCCCGAAGAAGGTGGTGGAGCACCCGTTCCGACAGGTTGCCAAGCGGGTCCTCATGGCGCTGCTGGTGCTCTCGGCGACCGCGCTGCTCGTCTATTTCGACCACGACGGCTACAACGACACCTCCGACGGCTCGGTCGACTTCCTCGACGCCTGGTACTACGCGACCGTCACCCTCTCCACCACCGGCTACGGCGACATCACCCCGGTCAGCGACGCCGCCCGGCTCACCAACATCTTTGTCGTCACGCCCCTGCGCGTGCTGTTCCTGATCATCCTGGTCGGCACCACGCTCGAAGTCCTCACCGAACGCACCCGGGAGGAATGGCGGCTCAACCGCTGGAGGTCCACCTTGCGTGAGCACACCGTCGTCGTCGGATTCGGGACCAAAGGGCGGTCGGCGATCCAGACCGTCTGCGCGACGGGGCTCAAGAAAGAGCAGGTGGTCGTGGTCGACCCCAGCTCCAAGGTGATCGACGCCGCGACCGCCGAGGGCTTCGCGGGGGTCATCGGGGACGCGACGCGCAGCGATGTGCTGAAGCGGGCCGAGGTCCACAAGGCACGGAAGATCATCATCGCGACGCAGCGGGACGACACCGCGGTCCTCGTCACCCTCACCGCACGGCAGCTCAACAAGAGCGCCAAGATCGTGGCCGCGGTGCGTGAGGAGGAGAACGCGCCCCTGCTCAAGCAGTCCGGCGCGGACGCCGTCATCACCAGTGCGAGCGCGGCCGGGCGGCTGCTCGGGCTGTCCGTGCTGAGCCCCGCGGCCGGCATGGTGATGGAGGACCTCGTCCAGCAGGGCAGCGGCCTCGACATCATCGAACGGCCGGTCATAAAGGCCGAGGTGGGCATGGGCCCGCGGGAGACCTCCGACCTGGTGGTGAGTGTCGTACGAGGGCATCGGGTGCTCGGCTACGACGATCCGGCCATCGGGACGCTGGAGCTGACCGACCGGCTGATCACCATCGTGCGGGCGACGCCGGGTGCGCAGGTGGCACCCGACGTCCGGCCGCTGCCGCAGGACTGA
- a CDS encoding bacterial proteasome activator family protein, which translates to MEMPRNERSSEQPQILVVGQDGMALGGTGDEDSRELPVTEMVEQPAKVMRIGSMIKQLLEEVRAAPLDEASRVRLKEIHRSSVKELEDGLAPELVEELERLSLPFSDGATPSDAELRIAQAQLVGWLEGLFHGIQTTLFAQQMAARAQLEQMRRALPPGVGHDGEDGHPGGRSGGPYL; encoded by the coding sequence ATGGAGATGCCGAGGAACGAACGGTCGTCCGAACAGCCGCAGATCCTGGTCGTGGGCCAGGACGGGATGGCGCTTGGCGGCACCGGGGACGAGGACTCCCGCGAGCTTCCGGTGACGGAGATGGTGGAGCAGCCCGCCAAGGTCATGCGGATCGGCAGCATGATCAAGCAGCTGCTGGAGGAGGTGCGCGCGGCTCCTCTCGACGAGGCGAGCCGGGTCCGGCTGAAGGAGATCCACCGCAGCTCCGTCAAGGAGCTGGAGGACGGTCTGGCGCCGGAGCTGGTCGAGGAGCTGGAGCGGCTCTCCCTGCCCTTCTCGGACGGGGCGACCCCGAGCGACGCCGAACTGCGGATCGCGCAGGCCCAGTTGGTCGGCTGGCTGGAGGGCCTCTTCCACGGCATCCAGACCACGCTGTTCGCCCAGCAGATGGCCGCGCGGGCCCAGTTGGAGCAGATGCGCCGGGCGCTGCCCCCGGGCGTGGGCCATGACGGCGAGGACGGGCACCCGGGCGGACGCTCCGGCGGGCCGTACCTCTAG
- a CDS encoding alpha-ketoacid dehydrogenase subunit beta — MTTVAVKPATMAQALTRAMRDAMAADPTVHVLGEDVGTLGGVFRVTDGLAKEFGEDRCTDTPLAEAGILGTAVGMAMYGLRPVVEMQFDAFAYPAFEQLISHVARMRNRTRGAMPLPITIRVPYGGGIGGVEHHSDSSEAYYLATPGLHVVTPATVADAYGLLRASIASDDPVVFLEPKRLYWSKDSWNPDEPQSVEPIGRAVVRRSGRSATLITYGPSVPVCLEAAEAARAEGWDLEVVDLRSLVPFDDETVCASVRRTGRAVVVHESGGFGGPGGEIAARVTERCFHHLEAPVLRVAGFDIPYPPPMLERHHLPGVDRILDAVGRLQWEAES, encoded by the coding sequence ATGACCACCGTCGCGGTGAAGCCCGCCACCATGGCGCAGGCCCTCACGCGCGCGATGCGCGACGCGATGGCCGCCGACCCCACCGTCCATGTCCTGGGCGAGGACGTCGGCACCCTCGGCGGTGTCTTCCGCGTCACCGACGGCCTCGCCAAGGAGTTCGGCGAGGACCGCTGCACCGACACCCCGCTCGCCGAGGCCGGCATCCTCGGCACGGCCGTCGGCATGGCGATGTACGGGCTCCGGCCGGTCGTGGAGATGCAGTTCGACGCGTTCGCCTACCCGGCGTTCGAGCAGCTCATCAGCCACGTCGCCCGGATGCGCAACCGCACGCGCGGCGCGATGCCCCTCCCGATCACCATCCGCGTCCCCTACGGCGGCGGCATCGGCGGCGTCGAGCACCACAGCGACTCCTCCGAGGCGTACTACCTGGCGACCCCGGGACTCCATGTCGTCACGCCCGCCACGGTCGCCGACGCCTACGGCCTGCTGCGTGCCTCGATCGCCTCCGACGACCCGGTCGTCTTCCTCGAACCCAAGCGCCTGTACTGGTCGAAGGACTCCTGGAACCCCGACGAGCCGCAGAGCGTTGAACCGATAGGCCGCGCGGTGGTGCGGCGCTCGGGCCGGAGCGCCACGCTCATCACGTACGGGCCGTCCGTACCCGTCTGCCTCGAAGCCGCCGAGGCGGCCCGGGCCGAGGGGTGGGACCTCGAAGTCGTCGACCTGCGCTCCCTGGTGCCGTTCGACGACGAGACGGTCTGCGCCTCGGTGCGGCGGACCGGACGCGCGGTCGTCGTACACGAGTCGGGCGGATTCGGCGGCCCGGGCGGGGAGATCGCGGCCCGTGTCACGGAGCGCTGCTTCCACCATCTGGAGGCGCCGGTACTGCGCGTGGCCGGGTTCGACATCCCCTACCCGCCGCCAATGCTGGAGCGTCACCACCTGCCCGGCGTGGACCGGATCCTGGACGCGGTGGGACGTTTGCAGTGGGAGGCCGAGAGCTGA